TGGGTAGGGCGTCTAGGTAATTTCATGGAACCTGCTGCACTGCTGGCAGAATCGCTGAGTCAACCCGGCAGCTATGACTGTGGACGCTTTGGAGTGGAATTCACAGACCTTATGGCGCCTATGGTAGTGCTTGGCATGGGTCAGATCGGCATTGCACCCCTCAGCCTGGCACCTGGGTGCGTTTGACGAACCGGCCTCTACTGGTCTGGCCCGGCGATAGAGGCGGTTCACGAAATCATCTTCCGCTGACGAGAAGTAGGTCCGACCGCCCAAATTCAGCCCAATCCTAGCAGTATAATCTGGGGGTCGAGAAACCTCCTCGGACTTTGGAACGAGGAAATATGAGGGACCAGCTCCGGCGGGGTTGGTGATGGGGTCAAGGGAGAGGAGGGAAGGATGGGGAGATGTGTATGAGGCGGCACCGGCGTATGCTCGTGGGTCATAAAGGGAGTTTACTTGATGTGTAGCCGGGTGGTGAAATAAAGTTGTGGGTTGTTGAACGAGGTTGTCGTTGAATGATTGAGCGGTGTAATGATCGAAAATTTGGCGGTTCTGGTCAGGGTCTTGGGTGGGTTCGTCTCCGGTGAGCATCATCGTTGATGGGTTTCCCCATTCGTATTCCAACATTTCTGCAGCAAATTACAAACTTTGTTTTCCGGTGAGAGTGTAAGCAAGGACGCTCTTAATCTGTaccaaaaaaaaagaagaaggggCAAAATTTtcagtataaaaaaaaaaaagagttcaaAGTGCGAAAGGGAAATATGTCAGCAGCTTTCAGAAGAGATAATTGAGGAAAAAAAGCTGCACGAAAAGCTTTGATTTTGCTGTTTGTTGCtttgaaatgagtttttttttttctcataataataaaattttttttcttgaaaacaTTTTGAGGGGTATATGAATTGCTTTTGGGGACATGTGATAGACAGTTAAACTCACCTATGGCAGTGTGGAACTCAGTGAAGCGATGGAGAGAATACGAATTTCGAAAACCCTAACTTGCCATTTGCAGAGTTGGACTGTTGCTTTCCCCTCTGTATTGGCGTGCACATTAAGTTCCTTCTCTGTATCTATAagctctctttctttatttagcTGCCCAGTACTCTACATCTTCAGCTAGgctcccctctctctctctctctctctctctcaaaagcCCACGCTTTTTTCAGTCCTCTGTCTCTCTCCAACGAGTCTGAGACCGAGAGCAGAGTTATGAGGCGGCTTGCAGAGAGAGGTGATTGtgtgtaaataataaaactaccATTTTACCCATGTGATAGTTACATAATTATGGTGAGGCCACTGCTTGCTGCTGGGAGTGCAAGTGCTATGAATTTCTGTGTAAAAAAAAGGCATGAATGAGATAATAGAGGGCGTTGGGTAGGGGACTTTCACTCTTTTCCCCAACTTGGTAGGACTGTTTCCTTACGGTAAATATTTGCCACGCGGTGTTCCTCAATACTCTGGGCCCCTTTTACTGTTTTGGCCTGTCTAATTCTGgaggttttctttcttttttttttttttttctttaaaaaaaatgctCATTTTGGCATCATCAGTCACTCCAATGAGTTCCTGTTTCACAGTTTCTACTCTCTTTTTTTCTCTGCCTCTTTGATCACTTTCATTACCTAAGGAAATCATTCTTTTTTATTACTGAAAATCTGTTAAGCTTATGGCCTAATCAAGCAGCTTATTGGTTAACATAAGCCTCTTTTAATGCATAATGAGTGCATAACACTATACCATTAATTTTCCAAACAACGAAATTCATATAAACTACTTTTGATTTATAATCAATAACGTGTAATAATTTATCCTAGGAATTGAAGGAGTAGGTTTCCTGGAAATGAATCAAAGGTTTGGTTCGTCTCTCCCATAATTGTAAGGAACAACATTGAATAGGAGTGGCCTCACTGTCAAATCACTCTTCACCTTATTCCTTTTTAACCTCTCTTCGCCACTCTCCCATAATCCATTTCTTAAATACTTTTTTTCTTTACCCTCTCTTTAATTGGCaaagttattaaaaattttataatgtgaataaattaatttttttatatttgagaaatttattaaaatattcataattttttactatatcAAAGACTTTAATCTTTACATtcatttttctaaatatattttagcactttttatttattaaatttttaaataaatagctATATAATCCCCAAgtctttgataaaattaaaagatttttaaaaatatgagaattaaattattaataagggtattattttaaaatgtttttatagtttaaaaaaaaaaatccaatgtTTAATATTGGGAGTTTACCAGCTGGGACGGAACTCAGAAAATTCTTTATTGTTCAAACTTTTAAAAAACAATGTAAAGAGCTTTTAAAAAATGTAaggatttttagtttttgtttcttaaccaaaataatttatatttaaaactattttttaatagaataatttattttttattttaaaaaaatataataacagtTCATTgttgaatttcaatttaaaaaataaaaaaaattaataaagttatatatacaaattttaataaaattctaaattgCAAAATTACTCatttttaaaaaggaaaattaatttttaaaataatttatttttttatcagaaaatattttttattaacaagtTTTTCCGAGTTActcaaatattaaaagatatataaaaattttttcctcattttaTGATATTTGgtgcatatttaaaaaaattgatcaccaaaaattttttttaattaaaagtaaaatatagttattttttagattttatgaattttattaacattattatatataaatttataaaaatctatattttttaaattgaaataaaagaataaaaaataaatatttttataaaggaGTGCAGAAAAATACCCAGTATATCCTTTCACCAACAATTAACAATTGAAGCCATGAAAgttgtttattaaaaaaactaaaattaaatcaacAGTACATAATAACAAAAGTTCTCTTTTTTCtacaataaaaaatcataaggtatttgaaattaaatcaacgatcaatccacaatacaaaaTAATGCATTTGCTCTTTTTTAACCCCATATGAAattaaacaacaaaacaaaagaaaaagaaattaaaacttatggtaatttcattaaaaaggaGAAAATAATAGAACTCATGATTTTAGTGGAGTTAAAAAGCAAATGCAGATTGAGgatcttttaaataataatttcaccGGGTGATGCCTTCTACTTTAATTAAAGATGACTTGATACAGACTTACCTGAATCGATGAAGATAATAATAGGACAAAATATTTGTACTAAAGACATGAGAAAATCTAAAGCCAAAACGATAGGAAGAAATTGATAATAAAGAGGTTAGGAAGAAGAAATTGAAAGAGAAAAGTACAAGCTGAGAGGGATTGAGGGAAGGGCGGCATATCATTAAGAAAGAGGAGGGAATCAATGAACGGGGACTTGATTCAAGGGCGTACAGTACTAATGAATTTTGGTATTATCTTTAAGAAGCTAAGATTTTTGGActgtaaaaataataagaaaaaatataaaaaatgtcatgtgtttttatagattttttacttaatttataatttaatttttatcaaaataataaatataatattatgctGTGATCAgtaaaaaaagataatttttagatattttaaaaaatattaatatgaaaattatatcaTGATATATCaagttaatataaattaaattatatatattaaaattataatatatttttttatatttttatttttttaattaattaattatcacaTCGGTATGTTTTTAGCATCATATAATTCTTTCTATTTGTTATAATACCATATATATACTATTTTGATATTTGCTATTAAtatgatattatatatattattttgatggaaattaaattataaattttgaaataaaaatagtaaattataaatataatttttttaataatttttaaaattatttatttaaaataataaaaagatatttCAATTATGCACGATCGTACAGGATAAATTTGCAGCATATTCCATTTAATAAGATAAGTATACTTTTATCAAGTTTTTAAGACTAATTGttaattgtaaaaataattaattaataaatattgagtCCGTTAAATTAATACATAAGTTAATATTTTTACAGTAAActcttttaaaatttcatacgGAAAAAATAACCAAACCCTTAACTAGTAGAGCAATGAAATTAAAGGTGTTAGTGTTTGACCTAATTTTCTACGGATCGTATGTAAAGGAGCTCGAAATTTCTTCGGTcggaattaaaaaattgaaaatacacgtgtatatatatataatgttttacaGGTCATACATAAAAGGAGTCTGATCAAAAGAAAGAAGTTTCTAGAATCCAGatcaaaaaataagaaaatatattatagGTATAAAAAAATGGATTAAATCGCAATTAATGTTCACCCTAGAGACGAGGGATGCGCTGGTTCAACAAAATCAATtactctaaaaaataaaataatgaaaaattcaTATTGGGAGTCAGCCGACATATTATCACATTCACGGAATTACCCTTTGTCAAGCATGGCCCTCGAATTGATTGCACCTTTGGTTACTTTTTGAATTCCGCATAAATTAAACGATTCCAACGCCACCCGACAACTTTAATCTCCAAAAAATGCTATTCATAATTTTCGTCAAAgttctctttaaaaaaaatttaaactcatAAACAAAAATTAGCTTTGACTCTGATAGTTTCAATGATATTATGCCCAAATAAAATCTAGCTTATTTATGGGCCATTATTAAAGAACTTAAACATGtgaattttttaatgtaaaaaaagTGGAAAAACGAAGGGTATAGGAGTAAATTAATGTCAGACAGGAGAGGAGACGATCGTATCCTCAACCGTACGATGTATTATTCGGTGTTGCAAGTAGTTTTGTTCATATCCGGCCCAGTGTTTTATTGTGTGCTCGCATGTCTCTGATAAAGGAGTAGTGGTTAGGTTGAGGGGAAGGTCAGAATTACAAAAGTAGCCTTGGGGAGTATGTGGTGGGATGAGGAGGAGgatgaagaggaggaggagagagAGGACAGGCTGGTGGCATTTGGTGAAAGGCTGACACAGACGTTGACTCTTCTGTACGGAATGTCTACTCTTTAGTCAGAGACTTGTTTTGTTACTTCAAATTTTTACCATTTAACTGTTGTGGCTCATCTCCCGTTGTGTACGTGTAGCAGAtattctccttttattttatttttttaataccaTAAATTGTTTAATTGTAGATTAGGTTTTGGCTATCCCAATCTAGGAAATTTTATTCCTCAATTAGAAATTTAGAATCAGTAGCGTGTAAAGAAGAAATTGCACTTCTCTGCTTTACATTACTCTTACAAGCtgccattaatttttttttttaaagtaaatcaattatatatatatatatatattgaataatttaaaattaaatttaacattttaatatgTTTCTCTTAAGACATTTTATAGAAATCTTGATATATCTATATACACGTATATTAAATTTACACATATTAAAtgatttttatatgaaattaatttatatgaaacaaatatatttaaaataatattaaaaaagtttttaatCTCTTAATCAAACTCCAACTAGAACCGTATACATTCCGTCAAACAGCTTTACAATGTCCGTACTTCACAGACTTTTCACATTTTTTTTAACGAAAACCTGTCATCATATACCAGGAAAGAAAACATCGTGAATTCCCCGATAGTCAATTGAAAGGAATCGGTGCTCGCAAGGGGAGTGTTGAAGATTCTTTTTCTAAAATTCAAGGCATCATTTCTGAATTAGAAACAAAGGATGGCCATGGAAAGGCAATACTTTCTTTCCAGGTCTCAAATTCAGACAATCTGTTCTAGTAGAAATTGAGAGATTAAAAGAATTTGGAGATTTTCAGCATAGGAGGAAAACAACCATAATTCAATTGTATTTCAATTTCTGAATTCCATTCGTGCAAATCCTATGCTAAATGTCACCTAGAATTTACAGTAAGCACACAGAAAACTTAAAGTACATGCGTACAGATGAAAACGAAAATGGCATAGCGTATGTGCTAACCCTGGGTCTGCCCTTTCCTCCTTCGTTTTTGCACATGCAAATGGATCGATACTATAAGAAAAGTAGAAAAGCGACGAATAATCTAACCGTCTATAGGATCCAAGCCTCGTCCACATTTAATACAGTTGTTGTACAATGAAACAAATGAACAATAAACACCCAAATGAAAAGGATTATGCAGGCTTTGCATATACCCACTTGATTTCGTATGCTAATCTTCACGAAACAAGTTTGCCCAAATATAAATGCGGATTTACATCTTATAAACATAGTTGGTTCGAAGTATCAGTCTTTAAGTCATGGTAGCTGtgtgaaatttaatgagttctCTGTTCATTCAGATGCATCCCTGCACCGAGTCTTAAGCAGATTCCATAATCTATAAAGAATAACAGTGTAAAATGTGTGATAAATGCTTTAACTCTTcgtttgaaatgaaaatttttataaaaattcaattcaaatgaTTTCTTTTTTTACCATTCTCTTAtttggaataaaaaaaattaaattatttttaatttaaaattttttcaacatgcatgaaaataaaatcatacatgattttataagaattcattcgaattattttcttgaaaaatcATTCGAAGAGTAAAAGAATATGTTGGCAACTATTAA
The sequence above is a segment of the Manihot esculenta cultivar AM560-2 chromosome 5, M.esculenta_v8, whole genome shotgun sequence genome. Coding sequences within it:
- the LOC110614832 gene encoding squamosa promoter-binding-like protein 8, encoding MLEYEWGNPSTMMLTGDEPTQDPDQNRQIFDHYTAQSFNDNLVQQPTTLFHHPATHQVNSLYDPRAYAGAASYTSPHPSLLSLDPITNPAGAGPSYFLVPKSEEVSRPPDYTARIGLNLGGRTYFSSAEDDFVNRLYRRARPVEAGSSNAPRCQAEGCNADLTHAKHYHRRHKVCEFHSKASTVIAAGLTQRFCQQCSRFHLLSEFDNGKRSCRKRLADHNRRRRKSHQINQETHKSQTESARNSSSENLTRSPPDSGVHNPSSSVTVAVSPPRMFLDCFKQRTYQATPSSSSASSSSLFFSSG